The following coding sequences are from one Treponema bryantii window:
- a CDS encoding PilZ domain-containing protein — protein MLFLLGSGSGSPIEARQTHAPDIVIILILLAAFAAVLGVVFIIFMRIKNYYKSEEYIEKERNRKTKYKDVQKLGKENNLSQIEIDTLWDVCRITDSNNILYSIKSNNEVNELFRNAYEIMKQQNLFNDEKLNNFFTTLFKLEMIVAQYKKVLSTRQIAEQTLIFYISNEGEQYPFTVTQNQKDFFTAEIPEFIYKSPRRPELLTRSRFTFRTSDGLSYNLVTRIIRYNEGNDGKFYMVLSHSEQLECQAQRHYKRDFFEKECHFKSVKHIDKPQKGESEYTFSEKSYQGKLTNISAGGCCIQTDLPIKEKQYIGVILPDTGIDETIVGMIRRTRRLPTGKLALHIQFVQISLATKNRIHTLVYKYEL, from the coding sequence ATGCTTTTTTTATTAGGTTCAGGTAGCGGTTCCCCAATAGAAGCACGACAAACTCATGCACCGGATATAGTAATAATTCTGATTCTTCTGGCTGCATTCGCAGCAGTTCTTGGAGTTGTCTTCATAATCTTTATGAGGATCAAGAATTATTATAAATCAGAAGAATATATCGAAAAAGAAAGAAACCGCAAAACAAAATACAAGGATGTTCAGAAACTTGGAAAAGAAAACAACCTTTCCCAAATCGAAATTGACACTCTATGGGATGTTTGTAGAATAACTGATTCAAATAACATTCTTTATTCAATCAAAAGCAACAATGAAGTAAATGAATTATTCCGCAATGCTTATGAAATAATGAAGCAGCAGAATCTTTTCAACGACGAAAAACTTAATAATTTCTTCACTACACTTTTTAAGCTCGAAATGATAGTTGCTCAGTACAAAAAAGTTCTTTCAACAAGACAGATTGCCGAGCAGACACTTATATTTTATATATCAAACGAAGGTGAACAGTATCCGTTTACAGTAACTCAGAATCAGAAAGATTTCTTTACAGCAGAGATTCCTGAGTTCATATATAAATCACCACGAAGACCAGAACTGCTCACACGAAGCCGATTTACCTTCAGAACTTCAGATGGACTTTCCTATAATTTAGTTACCAGAATTATCCGCTATAACGAAGGAAATGACGGAAAATTCTATATGGTACTCTCTCATTCAGAACAGCTTGAATGTCAGGCACAGCGACATTACAAACGAGACTTTTTTGAAAAGGAATGCCATTTTAAATCTGTTAAACATATTGATAAACCTCAGAAAGGCGAATCAGAGTATACGTTCTCTGAAAAATCATATCAGGGAAAACTTACAAACATTTCTGCAGGTGGATGCTGTATTCAGACAGACCTTCCGATTAAGGAAAAGCAATACATAGGCGTTATACTTCCAGATACTGGTATTGATGAAACTATAGTTGGAATGATTCGAAGAACCCGAAGACTTCCAACCGGAAAACTGGCACTTCATATTCAGTTTGTACAGATTTCTCTTGCAACAAAGAACAGGATTCACACTCTTGTTTATAAATATGAGTTGTAG
- the fliD gene encoding flagellar filament capping protein FliD has product MAGLNIPGVTDQYNTNDTVEKLMKIERIPLTREQNQLENLKTEKDAWREINTRLTSLRDNTKTLYSFENPFNSKLTSSTEEYAVTAEANRSASLQSFKVDVLQAASSDRFLTDELDNDYKVPTGTYTYKVGEKQIIFNWKGGSLKDFSAAINKRGNNVIKSSIIGASAGKKSLLIEAIPTGKENRLIFEDDAKTFAFDSGMVDKIKSQAQTFASSQTEILPVNKIEYDEPVYMPVLSLTNTKYDEEKQTAVVEPRGAYQVKIPEKILRDTDLHLQFTVTQKETEDITPEINKTLLQPELPDAGTAEYSGIVISNNASDTNLNLPPEPPAPLEPVKTNSILYAVMDDGTEKEIPYTPSEDGKPAQIDVKLSDFSGIKALAIRNKNTGTSYEISSITALDPIKDLGYGPKHPVSTADDAIIKYEGITITRSSNKIDDVVPEITLNVHDKTEKTATISVKPDVDASKAAIIDFVGKYNQAVAELNILSQNKPEIVDELEYLSKDEKEAEKKKLGLFQSDFSLTNIKSNMASTIAARYMFSDSAEITMLSQLGIATNASGYSGGYSQSKLRGYLEIDEKKLDDALANHLDDIKMLFGYDSDGDLIVDTGIAFKLDKQISAYTQTGGILAMKTSTLDSKIKSSETKITKLEAQMAKKEAELRNKYSQMEGSLNSLEAQQNTISNFTKQQQNQNR; this is encoded by the coding sequence ATGGCCGGACTGAACATTCCAGGCGTAACTGATCAGTATAATACAAACGATACTGTAGAAAAGCTCATGAAAATTGAGCGAATCCCTCTCACAAGGGAACAGAATCAGCTTGAAAATTTAAAAACTGAAAAGGACGCCTGGCGCGAAATTAATACAAGACTTACCTCTCTTAGAGACAACACTAAGACTCTCTATTCTTTTGAAAATCCTTTTAACAGTAAACTCACCTCATCTACAGAAGAATATGCTGTTACTGCTGAAGCAAACCGCAGTGCTAGTTTACAGTCTTTTAAAGTCGATGTATTACAGGCAGCCTCTTCAGACCGTTTTCTTACAGACGAACTCGATAACGATTATAAAGTACCGACAGGAACCTATACTTACAAGGTTGGAGAAAAACAGATTATCTTCAACTGGAAAGGAGGATCCCTTAAAGACTTTTCTGCAGCAATCAACAAGCGCGGAAACAATGTCATTAAGTCTTCAATAATCGGTGCGAGTGCCGGAAAAAAATCGCTTCTCATAGAAGCAATTCCGACAGGAAAAGAAAACCGTCTTATTTTTGAAGATGATGCAAAAACCTTTGCCTTTGATTCAGGCATGGTTGATAAAATTAAATCACAGGCACAAACTTTTGCATCTTCTCAGACTGAAATTTTACCGGTAAATAAAATTGAATATGATGAACCGGTTTATATGCCAGTTCTTTCACTTACAAATACAAAATACGATGAAGAAAAACAGACTGCAGTTGTAGAACCTAGAGGAGCTTATCAGGTCAAAATCCCTGAAAAAATCCTTCGTGATACAGACCTTCATCTTCAGTTTACAGTTACTCAGAAAGAAACAGAAGATATTACTCCAGAAATCAATAAAACCTTATTACAGCCGGAACTTCCTGATGCCGGAACAGCAGAATATAGCGGTATTGTAATCAGCAATAATGCATCTGATACAAACCTTAATCTTCCGCCAGAGCCCCCTGCTCCGCTTGAACCTGTAAAAACAAATTCAATTCTCTATGCAGTTATGGACGATGGAACAGAAAAAGAAATTCCATACACTCCTTCAGAAGACGGAAAACCTGCACAAATTGATGTAAAACTTTCAGATTTCAGTGGCATAAAAGCTCTTGCAATCAGAAACAAAAACACAGGAACCTCTTACGAAATTTCCAGTATTACAGCCTTAGACCCGATAAAAGATCTTGGTTATGGACCAAAGCATCCGGTTTCTACAGCTGATGATGCCATCATAAAATATGAAGGAATTACAATTACACGTTCTTCAAATAAGATTGATGATGTAGTCCCGGAAATTACTCTTAATGTTCATGATAAGACAGAAAAAACAGCAACAATTTCAGTTAAACCGGATGTTGATGCATCAAAGGCAGCGATAATTGATTTTGTCGGTAAATATAACCAGGCAGTTGCAGAACTTAACATTCTTTCTCAGAATAAACCTGAAATCGTTGATGAACTTGAATATCTTTCAAAAGATGAAAAAGAAGCTGAGAAAAAGAAGCTTGGACTATTCCAGTCTGATTTTTCTCTGACAAATATTAAATCAAACATGGCTTCTACAATCGCAGCAAGATACATGTTCTCCGACAGTGCAGAAATCACAATGCTTTCACAGCTTGGAATTGCTACAAATGCAAGTGGTTACTCAGGAGGATATTCTCAGAGCAAGCTGCGCGGTTATCTTGAAATTGATGAAAAGAAACTTGATGATGCACTTGCAAATCATCTTGATGATATAAAAATGCTTTTTGGTTATGACTCAGATGGAGATCTTATAGTTGATACAGGAATTGCCTTTAAGCTGGACAAGCAGATTTCTGCTTATACACAGACAGGCGGAATCCTCGCAATGAAAACTTCAACACTGGATTCAAAAATCAAAAGTTCTGAAACAAAAATTACAAAACTCGAAGCTCAGATGGCTAAAAAAGAAGCTGAACTTCGTAATAAATACAGTCAGATGGAAGGCTCGCTGAACAGCCTTGAAGCACAGCAGAATACAATCTCGAACTTCACAAAGCAGCAGCAAAATCAGAATCGATAA
- a CDS encoding flagellar protein FlaG, translated as MNTINTNSMVHVAMDGQSLYNTNKNSASNSVQQQNAAASITPTGAQVAQNIEQNIAEIKADSQALQKMTEMVGGNKLLFSVNKELGSVVVSIVDSETNQVIKQIPSEDMQKLKLRIRKAIGSMFDEVI; from the coding sequence ATGAATACTATAAATACGAATTCAATGGTTCATGTGGCAATGGATGGCCAGTCTCTTTACAACACAAATAAGAATTCAGCTAGCAATTCTGTACAACAGCAGAATGCAGCGGCTTCCATAACTCCCACAGGAGCCCAGGTAGCGCAGAATATAGAACAGAATATTGCCGAGATAAAGGCGGATTCTCAAGCGCTGCAGAAAATGACTGAGATGGTTGGCGGAAACAAGCTTTTGTTCAGTGTGAACAAAGAACTTGGAAGTGTAGTCGTTTCTATCGTAGATTCGGAAACAAATCAGGTTATAAAGCAGATTCCGTCAGAAGATATGCAGAAACTTAAGCTTCGCATCAGAAAAGCCATAGGCTCAATGTTCGACGAAGTAATCTAA
- a CDS encoding flagellin, producing MIINHNMSSLYADRVTNISNESIMKNMEKLSSGERINRAGDDASGLAVSEKMRSQIRGLNQASKNIQNGVSFIQTTEGYLAETTDILQRVRELAVQAANGIYSDEDRMQIQVEVSQLVAEVDRIASVAQFNGMNMLTGRFALEGDSTMQFQIGANMDQNARVYIGTMTASALGLKGVQGGEEQITINSPEEANMTLGAVDAALTQVNKQRADLGAYQNRFEMAAKGVNIAAENTQAAESRIRDTDMASEMVEFTKNSILTQAGTAMLAQANNQSQTVLALLQ from the coding sequence ATGATTATTAATCACAATATGAGCTCACTCTATGCAGATCGTGTGACTAACATCTCGAATGAGTCAATCATGAAAAACATGGAGAAGCTCTCATCTGGTGAACGCATCAATCGCGCCGGAGACGATGCATCAGGACTTGCTGTATCTGAAAAGATGCGCAGCCAAATCCGTGGTTTGAACCAGGCTTCAAAGAACATCCAGAATGGTGTTTCTTTCATCCAGACAACCGAAGGTTATCTTGCTGAAACAACAGACATTCTTCAGCGTGTTCGTGAACTTGCTGTTCAGGCTGCAAACGGTATCTACAGCGATGAAGACCGCATGCAGATTCAGGTTGAAGTATCACAGCTCGTTGCTGAAGTTGACCGCATTGCCAGCGTAGCTCAGTTCAACGGTATGAATATGCTTACTGGACGCTTCGCTCTTGAAGGCGACAGCACAATGCAGTTCCAGATTGGTGCAAATATGGATCAGAATGCTCGTGTATACATTGGTACAATGACAGCTTCTGCTCTCGGACTTAAAGGTGTTCAGGGCGGAGAAGAGCAGATCACAATCAATTCACCAGAAGAAGCAAATATGACACTTGGTGCTGTTGATGCTGCGTTGACTCAGGTTAACAAGCAGAGAGCAGATCTTGGTGCATATCAGAACCGCTTCGAAATGGCTGCAAAAGGCGTAAACATTGCTGCTGAAAACACCCAGGCTGCAGAAAGCCGTATCCGTGATACAGACATGGCTTCTGAGATGGTTGAATTCACAAAGAACAGCATTCTCACACAGGCTGGAACCGCAATGCTCGCACAGGCTAATAATCAGTCACAGACTGTATTGGCTCTCTTGCAGTAG
- a CDS encoding flagellin, translating to MVINHNMSAMFANRQLGVTGLGLNKDMEKLSSGERINRAGDDASGLAVSEKMRAQIRGLNQASQNCSNGISFIQTTEGYLQETTDIMQRIRELAVQASNGIYSEEDRMQIQVEISALVSEVDRVASSAQFNGMNMLTGRFAQPTGENVVTASMWFHIGANMDQRVQVYIGTMSASALGVRELGSEEKISLATPEDANRAIGTIDEALKKINKQRADLGAYQNRLELTVKGLDIGAENLQASESRIRDTDMASQMVEFTKNSVLQQAGTAMLAQANSQSQNVLSLLR from the coding sequence ATGGTTATCAACCACAACATGTCGGCAATGTTTGCCAATCGTCAGCTCGGAGTTACAGGTCTCGGTCTTAACAAAGACATGGAGAAATTATCTTCAGGCGAAAGAATCAACCGTGCAGGTGATGATGCTTCAGGACTCGCAGTATCTGAAAAGATGCGCGCACAGATCCGCGGTTTGAACCAGGCTTCACAGAACTGTTCAAATGGTATCAGCTTTATCCAGACTACAGAGGGTTACCTTCAGGAAACAACTGACATCATGCAGCGTATTCGTGAACTTGCAGTTCAGGCTTCAAACGGAATCTACTCTGAAGAAGACCGCATGCAGATTCAGGTTGAAATTTCGGCACTTGTTTCTGAAGTTGACCGCGTTGCAAGTTCCGCTCAGTTTAACGGAATGAACATGCTCACTGGCCGTTTCGCTCAGCCAACAGGAGAAAATGTTGTAACTGCTTCTATGTGGTTCCATATTGGTGCTAACATGGATCAGCGTGTACAGGTTTACATCGGTACAATGTCAGCATCTGCTCTTGGAGTTCGCGAACTTGGTTCAGAAGAGAAGATTTCACTTGCTACACCGGAAGATGCCAACCGCGCAATCGGAACTATTGATGAAGCATTGAAGAAGATCAACAAACAGCGTGCTGATCTCGGTGCTTATCAGAATCGTCTTGAGCTTACAGTTAAGGGATTGGATATTGGAGCTGAAAACCTTCAGGCTTCTGAATCTCGCATCCGTGATACTGATATGGCTTCTCAGATGGTTGAGTTCACAAAGAACTCTGTACTGCAGCAGGCAGGTACTGCTATGTTAGCTCAAGCAAATAGCCAGAGCCAGAATGTACTGAGCTTATTGAGATAG
- a CDS encoding non-canonical purine NTP pyrophosphatase produces MKIYLATGNKNKKKEMCELLPEHTILIPSDEGIEFDPDETGTTFYENSLIKARTLYDIVHCPVIADDSGICVDALGGAPGIFSSRYAGPDFMHGKPDGTKISQEEQNIFLIQQTNEAIKNGNLPKGAYLHGERSCHYTCAMVMYCGTDRLFVAQETFEGTLIDDISKQAGNGGFGYDPIVFLPEFNKTVAELTANEKNAISHRGKAVRALKRIIDQM; encoded by the coding sequence ATGAAAATTTACTTAGCAACTGGAAATAAAAATAAGAAAAAAGAAATGTGTGAACTTTTACCGGAACACACAATTCTTATCCCTTCTGATGAAGGAATTGAATTTGATCCTGATGAAACAGGAACAACCTTCTATGAGAATAGTCTGATTAAGGCTCGTACCCTTTATGATATTGTACACTGCCCTGTAATTGCAGACGATTCAGGAATTTGCGTGGATGCTTTGGGTGGAGCACCAGGCATTTTCTCTTCACGTTACGCCGGTCCGGACTTTATGCACGGAAAACCAGACGGAACAAAAATCTCACAGGAAGAACAGAATATCTTCCTTATTCAGCAGACAAACGAAGCCATTAAAAACGGAAATCTCCCGAAAGGTGCATATCTCCACGGAGAACGCAGCTGCCACTATACCTGCGCAATGGTAATGTACTGCGGTACAGACCGCCTCTTTGTTGCCCAGGAAACCTTTGAAGGCACCCTAATCGACGACATAAGCAAACAGGCTGGCAACGGCGGCTTTGGATATGATCCTATCGTTTTCCTTCCAGAGTTCAATAAAACTGTTGCCGAACTAACCGCCAACGAAAAGAACGCTATTTCTCACCGCGGCAAAGCCGTAAGAGCCCTCAAACGAATAATTGATCAAATGTAA